Proteins from a single region of Corynebacterium casei LMG S-19264:
- a CDS encoding FAD-binding oxidoreductase, whose product MELHTTVKSLHGWGRTAPTTAHVLATADVDEIRQAVAMVADDNADKPAHLRRGVIARGMGRSYGDPAQNAGGLVIDMQSLNRIHSIDPESALVDVDAGVTLDQLMKAALPFGLWVPVLPGTRQVTIGGAIGPDIHGKNHHSEGSFGDHVTSMELLVADGRVLHLTPEGTEDDPDAELFWATIGGMGLTGIILRATIRMTKTETAYFISDTERTNNLEETVAAHSDGSEHNYTYSSAWFDVISPEPKLGRSTISRGSLATLEQLEEFAPKLAADPLKFNAPQLMKVPDIFPSWTMNKLTLMGIGEAYYAMGAPAKNKIKNLTQFYQPLDLIGEWNRGYGSKGFLQYQFVVPMDAVEPFKDIIRDMQKSGHYSALNVFKLFGPGNKAPLSYPMPGWNVCVDFPIRPGLGDFLNDLDRRVMEFGGRLYLAKESRTSAENFHTMYPELEGWLKTRNNIDPTGVFASDMSRRLELR is encoded by the coding sequence ATGGAATTGCACACCACCGTAAAATCTTTACATGGCTGGGGCCGCACGGCTCCTACTACCGCACATGTGCTGGCAACCGCCGACGTTGATGAAATCCGTCAGGCCGTTGCCATGGTCGCCGATGACAATGCAGATAAGCCAGCGCACCTGCGCCGCGGCGTCATCGCTCGCGGCATGGGTCGTTCCTACGGCGACCCGGCGCAAAACGCAGGCGGCCTTGTCATTGACATGCAGTCGCTCAACCGAATCCACTCCATCGACCCCGAATCAGCATTGGTTGATGTTGATGCCGGCGTCACCTTGGACCAATTGATGAAGGCAGCATTGCCTTTCGGCCTGTGGGTTCCGGTTCTTCCCGGTACCCGCCAGGTCACCATCGGCGGCGCAATCGGGCCTGATATTCACGGCAAAAACCACCACTCCGAGGGCTCCTTCGGTGACCACGTCACCAGCATGGAACTGCTCGTTGCTGATGGCCGTGTCCTGCACCTGACACCAGAAGGCACCGAGGATGACCCAGATGCTGAACTGTTCTGGGCAACCATCGGCGGTATGGGTCTGACCGGTATTATCTTGCGAGCTACCATCCGCATGACCAAGACCGAAACGGCCTACTTCATTTCGGATACTGAGCGCACCAACAACCTGGAAGAAACGGTAGCGGCGCACTCTGACGGTTCAGAGCACAACTACACCTACTCTTCGGCGTGGTTCGATGTCATCTCACCTGAGCCAAAGCTGGGCCGTTCCACTATCTCCCGTGGTTCTTTGGCCACGCTGGAGCAGCTCGAAGAGTTCGCACCAAAGCTGGCAGCGGATCCGCTGAAGTTCAACGCGCCACAGTTGATGAAGGTGCCGGACATCTTCCCATCGTGGACCATGAACAAGCTGACCCTGATGGGTATCGGCGAAGCCTACTACGCCATGGGCGCACCGGCGAAGAACAAGATCAAGAACCTCACGCAGTTCTACCAACCACTCGACCTGATTGGTGAGTGGAACCGTGGCTACGGCTCCAAGGGTTTCTTGCAGTACCAGTTCGTGGTCCCTATGGACGCGGTTGAGCCTTTCAAGGACATCATCCGTGACATGCAAAAGTCCGGCCACTACTCCGCTCTGAACGTGTTCAAGCTGTTCGGCCCAGGCAACAAGGCGCCGTTGAGCTACCCAATGCCGGGCTGGAATGTCTGCGTGGACTTCCCAATCCGTCCAGGTCTGGGAGATTTCCTGAATGACTTGGACCGTCGCGTCATGGAATTCGGTGGCCGTTTGTACCTGGCCAAAGAATCACGCACCTCCGCGGAAAACTTCCACACCATGTACCCAGAGCTTGAGGGCTGGTTGAAGACCCGCAACAACATCGACCCAACCGGCGTCTTCGCCTCCGATATGTCACGCCGCCTCGAGCTGCGCTAA